GACGAGTTCATGAAGTAGGGATGCCAGAAATAGATATCGATTTTCAAGCATGACTTCCCTATATAATTGTCTTATCTCATTAGTTATTCAGCAAATTTGTAGGCGGTAAAACAATTTATAGCTGTGAGAACGACCCAGGAATAAATCATCAGCGTTAATGCTTTCATACTCAAATATGTAAGACTATTTAGAGATACTGCTCAACGAATAAGATTGGATATTCGATAATAAGGATTGGAAAACTGGTAAAAATTCTAAAAGAACGATAATCTTACATGTTTTATTCATTCCGTAACAAAATACTTTTGTTTTGTGCCGCTCCTCTCCCTATTGACTAAAACGTTCGACACTAGTATAGTTATATCGTGCGGAATACTGTATGTGAACGTTTTCTGACATTGGGCAAACTTCACTACTCTTGAATCCCTTTCCATCAATCAGGTAAAGCTCAGTCAACCACAGTTTGAAATCATTATGTTGTTGGCTGCCATGGGTCAAGGTTAACACCTCTGTTCCAGTCGTTATTCACTTACGGGAACGTGGGATAGTTCAGAAAAATGGAATTGGTCTAAGACTATCGACACTGACTAAGTATTTACTTAACTGTTTTACTCAAAACAAAGACAACTTGCACCCATCTTTCTTGACTGAGAAATTACTTAGTTCGACATctcaattgtttatttatatgtgTGACTTAATATTCTAGTcggaaaacatttaaaattgcTACTTAATCTTAGCTTTCATTAGAAAATATCTTAGAATTATTGTTAGTTCAGTCTAAAGATAAAGAGacaaaaaattataaattatgatTAAATATTTACCTCTGTTCCTTCTCCGTTGTTAGTACCAACTGTATGAATAGAATCAATTGATTGTGATAAAATCATCATTGAATCTTCATTAAGATTAGCATTTAAACAAGTATTATCCAAAATAACAGAAGGATCATCATCTGGAAGGGAATTTTCCGAATGATATGAATTAGAATGATGTGAATTAGGTGGAATAGGGCATTGTGGAGTTTTAGGAGGAAGCATAGTAGTTGTATTTGTCATTATTTGATTTGATTCATCCAAATACATGACAAAAATCCATTCCAATGTTAAAATCCAAAAACACTATTCAACTTGAATGTTTAggaaaatgaaaatattcaaataataaaaggTTTAATAAAAATGTAGAAAGTAAACGCCCACTGGGCTACTTCGTAATTGTAATAACCATAGACACTTATGCATAGTTCTTAAATGGTCACAGAGTACAAATTTCAACTTTTTGTATTATTGGTGCAACgccttgttttttttttgtataagGGTGATACTAATTTAAGACAGGTGTGTATTTTGTATGTCTAGCTTCATTCCCTATGAGtagttaaataataattgaatttaattaaccaatcaaaatagTCCATCACTTCATGTACATAAAACCAGAAATACTATAAGAGTAAGTGAATTGTATGTcctatttattacataatatggGAAATACTCAGAAtggttcgtttgtttgtttgcttgtttacaAAAAGGATGTAACACAACAGGACtttattgttgttgtgtttttttttttaaatttggaAAAAGTGTTCAATAAAATATGCTAATATTTCATTCACACTCCAATTCAAGCATTGTATCCATTTCGTCAATTATGAAGGCTAACaaattactgaggagtcccacaataggacgaaacggccgtccagtgcttccaggttttccatggtggtctagcttcagttgacttatgaaattactataatatccacaaaaacccttctgatatgaagtGTATTCGTCTTAAATTTGTCTATTCTTAATTTAACATTATTTTCTAGAACagatggaatccaggacacatgtTTCTTCCTTTAAAGGCCCATCAGCTGGATGAACCTATATCATTTTTTAATGTTCACATTAGGACTTGATCGCAGTGACTTTTACTTGAAACTATAGTACGTTATCCACTGAGCAAGTGAGTTCAAATAGCTGTTACCTCGTTCAATAGGTATGATGTTTATACCATTATTAGTATATGATTGAATTGCactgttaataataatcaagactGGATCTTCATCAGTCTACTAGCCTATGTACATATATAACGATTTTGTCACGAAATTCTTATAGGATAGATGCATTCAATTCGTAATCAGTAACTGTAGAACCTAGGGAAAGCTTTTTGAAAACAGCATTCTTCATTCACCATCTCACGTTTCCTCATTTCAGTCGTGAATAAG
This DNA window, taken from Schistosoma haematobium chromosome 7, whole genome shotgun sequence, encodes the following:
- the RBPMS2_1 gene encoding RNA-binding protein with multiple splicing 2, variant 2 (EggNog:ENOG410VCBR~COG:A) yields the protein MYLDESNQIMTNTTTMLPPKTPQCPIPPNSHHSNSYHSENSLPDDDPSVILDNTCLNANLNEDSMMILSQSIDSIHTVGTNNGEGTEHQVRTLFVSGLPLDAKPRELYLLFRSFKISIICNNLFT